The region CTTATTATCTGGATCTTATTGATGAGCTACACCTTAAACATTTGGCGGTAATTGAAGGTTTGGAGATGCCTTCTGATGGTATTAAAGAGGAATGGTTGTTCCGCTTTCGCGAAAGCGGAATTAAAAAAACAGTAAAAGCAATCATAGAGTCTCTCAAAGGCGAAATGCTGCGCAACCAAAGTAAAAACTACAGTTTCCTCTACGATCAAGTGGTAAGTCATGGAGAGTTGTTATCCACTAAAATAGTAGCGGCTTTTCTCAACGCTTGTGATATTCCATTGGTATGGAAAGATGCACGACAGCTTATAAAAACCGACCAAAAATACCGTGATGCTGGTGTGAACTGGAAAGAAACAGAAAATTTAATCATTCAATCTTGTAAAGGTCAGCCGTTTATTACACAAGGTTTTATAGGGTCTGATAACAATGGTTTTACCACCACCCTAGGTAGAGAAGGAAGTGATTATACTGCAGCAATTCTAGCCTACTGCTTGGATGGCACTGGGGTAACCATATGGAAGGATGTGCCTGGAGTTCTTAACGCAGATCCCCGGGTTTTTGAAAAAACAATATTATTAAATAAGATTCCCTACAACGAGGCTATTGAGCTGGCATTTTATGGCGCTTCTGTCATTCACCCTAAAACATTACAACCTCTTCAAGGAAAAGAGATTCCGCTTTATGTAAAATCTTTTATGAACCCAGAGGAGGAAGGCACTGTGATAACGGCTGTGGATACTATTGAGCCTTTAACACCTTGTTATATCGTTAGAAAAAACATGGTTTTCCTGAAGATATCTTCTAGGGATTTTAGCTTTATAGGAGAGCATAATATTTCTGATATTTTTCAAGAATTAAGTATTCACAAGATGCAAGTAGGCTTGCTACAGAATAGTGCGATTAGTTTTTCATTATGTGTAGAAGATAAATACGCTAAAATAAATGAACTTCTTAAGGATCTAGAATCTCGTTATCGCGTAAGTCATGTAGAAGGAGTTTCCCTATATACAGTAAGGCATTATGATGGAGATGCCATCGAGTTTATAGAGTCTGGAAAGACGGTTTTATTAAAACAACGCGCACAAGAAACGCTTCAATTAGTCGTTAAAGAATAGAGGCTCTACAATTATATTATATTTGTATACTTATACCAACCAACTTTTATGGGACTTGTGAACGCAAAAGAGGTAGCCAAAGCTATCCACATAGATAAATACGGTTTCTTAGGAACTCTAGGTGGGTGGACGTTGATGAAGCTTTTACGCATTTCTACTCTTAATAAATTGTATGACAAGCATAAAAATAAAGACACCGCTGACTTTTTAAACGGTCTATTAGAGGACCTTCAAATTGAGTTTGAAATTCCAGTGGAAGACTTAAGACGCATTCCTAAAAACGGTGCTTTTATCACTATTTCAAATCATCCATTAGGAGGAGTGGATGGAGTTTTGTTATTAAAATTACTTCTAGAGCGTCGACCAGACTACAAGATCATCGCAAATTTCTTACTGCACCGTATTGAGCCTTTGAAGCCATTCATCATGCCAGTAAACCCTTTTGAAGACCGTAAAGAGGTGAAATCTAGTACTGTTGGTTTTATGCAGGCTATTAGACATCTTAAAAACGATTTACCTTTGGGTATTTTTCCTGCAGGAGAAGTTTCTACGTATAGAGATGGCAAGCTAGTCGTAGATAAAACATGGGAAGAGAGCTCCATGAAATTGATTCAAAGAGCTGAGGTTCCTGTAATCCCTATTTACTTCCATGCAAAGAATAGTCGCATGTTTTACCTACTCGCAAAGCTTAACGATGTTTTTAGAACTGCAAAACTTCCATCTGAAGTGCTTTCACAAAAAAATCGAGTAGTTAAGGTGAGAATAGGAAATCCTATTTCTGTTAAGGCACAAAAGGAACACAAATCTCTAGATGATTTTACAGATTTCTTACGTAGGAAAACCTACATGCTTTCTAAGCCTTATGATAAAGAAACGAAGAGGTTAAGTGATATTCCTAACGCTATCAAGATACCAAAAGCTCCCAAAAAAATAGCTGCTACTACAGATCAACAAGCCATGATTAAAGAAGTAGATGCTTTGAGAGAAATGGGGGATAAACGTCTTTTAGAATCAAAAAATTACGAAGTATTCTTATCTAAAAAAGAACATATCCCTAATGTCTTAACCGAACTAGGAAGGTTGAGAGAGATCACTTTTAGAGCTATAGGGGAAGGAACTAATAATGCGACAGATCTCGATCATTATGATGACTATTACCATCAAATGTTCTTGTGGGACAGAGATGCTAATCGCATTGCGGGGGCCTATCGCATGGGTATGGGAAGTGAGATCAGTAAGGCTTATGGCATGGACGGCTTTTACCTGAATGAACTTTTTAAATTTGAACCAGAATTGCATAAGATGATGAGTGAATCCATAGAAATGGGACGAGCATTTATCATTAAAGAATACCAGCAAAAACCTATGCCGCTGTTCTTATTATGGAAAGGAATAGTGCACTGTACGTTGAGATTTCCAGAGCATAAATACCTTATAGGAGGGGTGAGTATCAGTAATAAATTCTCTAATTTTTCCAAATCACTTATGATTGAGTTTATGAAGAGCAATTATTACGATCCATATATAGCACAGTACATTACTCCTAAAAAGGACTTTAAAGTAAAATTAGAAGATGCAGATAAGGACTTTATCTTTGATGAAAGCGAGGCAGATCTTAACAAATTTGATAAGATTATAGACGAACTGGAGCCCAATGAATTGAGGTTACCTGTATTGATTAAGAAATACGTAAAGCAAAATGCCAAAGTAGTAGCTTTTAACGTCGATCCTTTATTTAACAATGCAGTAGATGGTTTAATGTACATACGTATCGCAGACCTTCCAGAAAGCACCGTAAAGCCAGTTTTAGAAGAGTTCCAAGCAGAGATGGAATCTAAGTATTTCAATGGGCAAGATGATACAAAAGAAGAGGAATAATCTCAAAATATGACAAGTTGAATAACAGGGTCCTATTTTTATTTGTTTTTATTCCTTTCATCATCAACGCGCAATCTATTAAAGGAAATATTACAGACGCCACTTCAAATGAACCTTTAGCTTCTGTAAACGTTTACTTTTCAGGCACCTCAAAAGGAACCATTACCGACTTTAATGGGGATTTTGAAATTTCTTATTATGAAAATAGTCAGAGTGTTTTTACAGTAAGCCTATTAGGTTATGTAACACAAACCTTTAGTGACCCTTTAAACACCGACTTCTCTAACCTTAAATTACAGCCTAAAGTAGGTGAGCTTCCAGCCGTTTACCTCTATCCAGATCCCTGGAGCCGTAAGAAAAAGGAGAAGTACTTTATCAATCAATTTATAGGTACGACTGCAATTGCAAAGGAATGTAGTATTCTCAATCTCGATAAAGTGAGAATGCGTTTTAATCCAATTACTAAAAAGATGACTGCTTATGCTGAAGAGCCTGTACTTATAGAAAATAGAGATTTAAATTACCTAGTAACCTATAACCTGATAGATTTTGAGATTAGTTTTGAAGAGGAAAACTTAGAAAACATCAAAATTAGCAGCTCCATTGAAATTCCTACCCATTATATGATTTCTTCTTACTTTGTAGGCAGTGCCTTTTTCAAAGAATTAAATGAAAAAGATTCAAAAAGAGGGTGGGTAAGACGTCATCGCAAACGCGCTTATAAAGTTTCTGAAGTGCGATTATTTAAACTAATTGCTCAAAGCAGATTTGAAGAAGAAGGCTATCAACTCGTTTTTGATAGAAAAAAAGTTGCGGTAAAAGATCATATCAGAAGCAGGAGAAAAGGAGCTTTATATACTGTTGATTTTAGAGAAAAAAGATACGAAGTTATAGACTCTCAGAACTTTCAATCTGCTATATATCTTGACGCGCCTATATTAGTGATTTCAGATGCGGGTAATGTTCTCAATTATAGAGTTTTAAAAACAGGTGGGTTTGTTTCCAATTTAAAGGTGTCAGGTATGTTACCTCTAGATTATAAGATGGAGTAAAGGCTAAGCTTTTTTATTTTTTTTCTGTAGGTATTGCTCTGCAAATTCCGTGCAGTAGGCTTGTAACTCTTTGCGGCTGGCTTTAAAAGCATTTTTTATATCCGTATCACTTCCTTGAGCGGTATCAAGACTGTCCATTTTGAGATGAAAAACAGTTGCTTTTTTGGTTCTTGATTTAGCCAGCAGATGTGCTTTATCTGAAAAGGTGATAATGTAGTCAAATACAATATCTTCCACAGCTTCAAAATTCCTTCTAGATTTCTCTACAGGTATGCCTAAAGAGTCCATCACCTTTAAAGTCATTTGATGAATAGGTTGGGATTCTATTCCAGCACTGAGCACCTGTGTTTTCTTAGAGCTATAATAATCAAGAAACCCTTGGGCCATAGGGCCTAAGGTTGAATTTGTAGTACTGAGAACGAGAATTTTTAGGGCCATTGTTTTCAACAACAAACATCAATAATCATGTTTGTGTTAACGCAAAGTTAAGACCATTAATTCTTGTGTACAAAAAAAGGCCTTAAACTTAACATTTAAGACCTTATATAACTGATAATCAGTTGTTTTTTAAAACCAGCCCTTTTTGTTGACTTGATAGGTGTAATAAAACTCTTCATCAGACTTCGTCAGATAAATAATACCTTCTATTAATCCTATAATACCTAAGGTTCCACAACTAAGAACACTTATAATTAATTGAATAATACCTTCTTTGTTGTATCCCAAAATAAACTTGTGAATACCAAATGATCCCAAAAAGATCCCTAATATACCAGCTAGAATTTTTTTGTTTTCCTGATTATTTACCGTTCGATTAAAGTCTTGTTGAAAGTTTCTGGCACTTTCTTTTGCGCTGTTTGCTGCGTCGTTGAAAGTTTCCTTGGCAGATTCTTTTGCATTTTCAAAGCCACTTTTTGAACTGTCGTATCCTTCTGTGCTCATGTTTATTTATTTAAGTTGGTGCTGGTAAATGTAGTTTATTTTTCAAATAGGTCCTCATTGCTAGGTTCCCAAAGTTCTACTTTACGGCCATCACAATCTATAACCCACCCAAATTTACCATAATCATACTCTTCTATCTTACCGACTACTTCAACAGCATTTTGTTTCAGTTCTTCTAATAAACTTTTTAAATCAGCGACTCGGTAATTAATCATAAAATCCTGTTTGCCTGGATCAAAATAGGTGGAATCAGATTCAAAAGGACTCCATTGTTGGCTTGCTTTTTTATCAAGCTTTACACTCTCTGCTTGCCAGAAGGTGCATCCATAGTCATCTACGGGTAATCCTAAATGCTTCTCATACCAAGCTTTTGTTGCTTGTGTATCCTTACACTTAAAGAAAATACCGCCTATTCCTGTAACCTTTTTCATAATGCTTGGTGGTGTTTGATGATTTTATTTGCGATGACATCGGCAAGTTGGTATTTAGATTCTACGGTCCATCCAGCCACATGCGGACTCAACAATACGTTATCCATTTCTAGTAGTGCCGCAAATGCCGTTGGGATTTCGCTATTGCGAAAGAGAGATTCAAAAGAACCTTTTTCATATTCCAGTACATCCAGTCCAGCACCTAAAATCTTCATGCTTTTTAAGGCAGCAACAAGATCCTCTGTGACCACAGATTTTCCTCTTGCGGTATTGATCAGGTAAAATGGTTTTGAAAAAGCCTCTATAAAAGCTTTGTCGATCATGCCTATAGTTAATTTAGTTTGTGGGGTGTGAAGACTCAATACATCAGCTTGTTGTTGTAATTCTTGCAGGCTTACTTGTGTACAGTTCTTATCTCCTACATGTTCCTCAATGTCATGACAAATCACTTTACAGTCAAAACCAGAAAGTTTTTTGGCAAAAGCTTTTCCCATATTCCCGTAGCCAATAAGTCCTACGGTCTTCCCGTCCAGTTCTAAGCCGCGATTTTCTTCTCTACGCCACAATCCAGATCGGACTTCTCGGTCTGCTCTATTTAAATGATTGAATAAGGAAAGCAACATTGCCAAAGCGTGTTCACCTACAGCATTTCTATTTCCTTCTGGTGCGTTGTAGCAAGATATTCCTTGTTGTTGGGCAACATCTAGATCTATATTTTCCAGTCCAGCGCCTACGCGACCTATAAACTTTAAAGAAGTGGCCGCTTGAAGAAATTCTTTGTCAATGGGGAACCTGCTGCGCACGATCATCCCGTCATATTTGCTTATCACTTTCATGATGTCTTCCTTAGAGGAAGTATAATCAAAATGGTTTTCAAAGCCAGCTTGTTCTAGTTTTTGTGCAAGTATAACGTGGTTGCTATCGAGGTGAAGTACTTTCATGATCTATATTTCTTTCATAAACAGCGGACTGAATTCCGCCGCTGGGAATCTATTTTGTCGCCCCTGGCGTTTTTCAAATTCAAACTCGAGCAGGCGGACTAAAGTCCGCCGCTGGGAATTTATTTTGTTGCCTGCGGCATTTTTTTATGTAGCCGAATGAATTCGGCTTTTTTTCTTTTCAATTTCTGGTTTCCGTTCCCCAACCCTAAAGGGTGCAGAAGCACAAGCTCAGGTGTTCCTATTCAAATTCAAATTCGATTTCGATTTCAAGTTCGATTTCAAATTTTAGTTTCGACTACCGCTCGACCAAGCATTTTTTTTTCTCCATCACTCAAAAATTTATTTTTCCACATGCCACATGCCTAATACCTAATCAAACCTCTACCATATTGAGTTCCTGCTCATAGTCGTATTGCAAGTCTTCATGGAGTGTGGAGATACGTGTTTTGACAATAATAAGTTGTCTTTCCATAAGGTCACGCATGGTTTTACTGCGCAATACTTGTGGATGGGTCTCTCTCATCAATCGGCAAAAGTGGATCAAAATAGAAACTTCTGTTTCCTTAATTCCCGAGTAACGCACATATTTTTTGGACTCCCGCAGGACTTTACGCACTCCTTTTTGAAGACGGTAATTGTTTGCTGTATTGAGTGCTAGAAACATGTTGTCCATCAAGGTTTTCACGTTTGCGACGTATTCATCTTCATCAGTGGATTCAAAAAGCAGGTAGGTAAGGAGTTCCTTATTCTCTTTCTTAAATCGAGAAAGACGTAAGATGATCTTCATCAGGTCGTCATCAGACCTGAATTTAAGCTCTTCCTTTAACTCTTTTACCGTAGCCGTTTTCATGATTAACGAAGATAAGCAATGGAATAGAGTTTTTAATAAATCTAAAGTTAGAAAAGCGTCTTTGTATTTGTGATATTCCCGCTTTCGCGAAAGCGTGCCAGTAGACCTACTTCTATTTGCAGAAAAAGTAATTAGAAAGCGTCAAATAGTTATACTTCTAGATACCAATAATTGCCTTTGCAATCATGAAATAGATCAAAATTCCAAATATGTCGTTACTGGTTGTAATAAATGGGCCTGTAGCGAGTGCCGGATCTATACCTCTCTTATGTAGAGCGAGTGGAACAAAAGTACCAACTAGTCCAGCCACTATAATGACGGCAAAGAGCGAAATAGAAATAGCAAGGGAGGTAAGAATTTCTCCTTTAGTAGCAAATGTGTAAGCAAATAAAAGTATGGCTAGTATGACTCCATTTAACATCGCGAGCAATACTTCTTTAATCAAACGATTCCCTATACTCCCTCTCAAATCATCATTTGCGATACCTTGTACAATGATCGCACTGGATTGCACTCCTACGTTTCCTGCCATAGCGGCTATCAATGGAGTAAAGAAAAATAGTACGGCGTGCTTTTCAAATATCTCTTCAAAACCACCCATGATTGCCGCGGCACCTATACCACCTAATAGTCCTAGAACCAGCCAAGGCAGTCGCGCTTTAGTCAATTCTAAAATACTGTCATTTGCTTCAACGTCTTGCGAGATACCACTGGCGAGTTGGTAATCTTTCTCTGCTTCTTCTGTGATAAAATCCATAATATCATCAATGGTAATGCGACCTACAAGTCGTTCCAATTCGTCAACCACAGGAATGGCCTCTAAATCGTATTTACGCATGATACGAGAGACTTCTTCTCCAGGAGTGTTGACGGTTACAAAATCTACTTTAGGAATATAAACGTCTTTTATAGGGGTAGATTCCTTACTGGTTAATAGATCTTTTAAGGAAAGTCTCCCTTTGAGTTTGTTGTTGTTGTCTACTACATATATGGAATGCACACGAGTCACGTTTTCGGCCTGTGCACGCATTTCACTTACACATCCAGTAACCGTCCAATTCTCATTAACACGCACCAGCTCTTTTGCCATCAGTCCACCGGCACTGTTTTCGTCAAAACGCAACAGATCCACAATGTCTTCTGCATGTTGTTCATCAATTATTTGATTGATTACTTCTTGGGCAATATTATCAGGAAGTTCGTTTAAGATATCTGCCGCATCATCGGTATCCATCTCTTCCAGCTCTTCAGCGATTTCTTTTGGAGAAAGGGCATTAAGAATGCGATCTCTCTGGTCTTCATCCAGCTCCATTAAAGCTTCAGAAGTTTTTTCTGAATCGAGAAGCTTTACAATATATACAGCTTGTTCCAGATTGAGTTCATCAATAATTTCTGCGATATCAGCAAAGTGAAGCTCTTCTAAAATGTGTTCCAGCTGTTTACTATCATTGACGTCAATCAGTGAACGTATCTCTTGTATAAAGTCATTTGTGATGTTAAACTGCATGGATGAGGCTTATAGGGCAAATATAAATTTTTGAATAAGAGAAATAGAGTTTTTTAAAGCAAAATATTTCATGAGTGAGGCCTTAATTAAGTATTTTAATAACTTCTATAGAGCATAGATGAATGTCTATGCTAACTTACTCCAGAGGTAATTTACTGCTCCTCTAATACTACCAGCAAATTTTTAACAAAGCTATTTATGAGTTTTATTAACCTACTCCATAAGTGATCCCATACTCGTCTAATAAGGAGAGCAACTCGCCACTAACATTTACCTTTTGTAATTTAGCAGACATATCAATCGATATTTTTTCTTCATGATCTTTTAAATTAAAATACAAACGGTGATCTCCTTGGTGTTTATCTAGTGCTTCCTTTAAAATTTCAATACGCTCTTCTATAACTTCACTTACGTGAAACTCAATGGTTAACTTTTTGGCAGCGCTTGCCATGACGTCTTGTAACTGTCCCATTTGTGTAAATAGGATACGAGGATCCCTTGGTCTACCCGTATTTTTATCGAGCCATCCTTGTTGAATCTTTACTTTAGCGTGTAAGAATGAATTTGGTACTAAAAAGTGTCTGAATTTCAAATAGTCCTCACCAAAAATTCTGAATTCGTGAGTCTCATCATAATCTTCCATAGTAAACATCCCCCAAGGTTTGTTGGCCTTACTCATCATGTGTCTTGCTTCTGTAATCACACCGCAAAAAGTAAGCTCTCTATTGACTAGTGGCTCTAGTTCTTTCATGGCTGCTAGGTTTGCATTACAAAAGAATTTGATTTCCTTTTTGTAATCGTCTAATGGATGACCAGAAATATAGATTCCTACGACTTCTTTCTCTCTTTTCAATTTTTCCATCGCACCCCAATCTTCGCAAATGGGTAATTGTGGTTCTGGGATTTGCACATCACTTGCTTCTCCAAATAGGCTCACTTGTGCACTATTTTCATTTTCTTGAAACTTCTGAGCATATTTCACTACTTGTTCTAAAAATATCTGACCGTTGTCAAATTCATAGAAAAATTGCGCTCTATTATCACCGCCTAAACCGTCAAAACCACCACTTAAAGCTAGCGCTTCAAAAGACTTTTTATTTGCAGTTCGCAAGTCGATACGCTTTGCCATATCAAAGATACTTTTGTAATGGCCCTCTTTTCTATTATCTATAATGGTCATTACAGCACCATGGCCTAATCCTTTTACAGCTCCCATCCCAAAACGAATTGCTCCTTTAGGGTTAACGGTAAATTTATAATTGGATTCATTCACATCTGGACCTAGCACATCAAGTCCCATACGACGGCATTCATCCATGAACTTCGTCACATCTTTGATTTGGTTCATGTTATTAGAAAGGGTTGCTGCCATAAATTCAGCGCCGTAATTTGCTTTTAAATAAGCCGTTTGGTAAGCGATCCATGCATAACAAGTGGAGTGTGACTTGTTAAAGGCATAAGAAGCAAATGCTTCCCAGTCTTTCCATACCTTTTCTAAAATGGTACGGTCATGTCCGTTTGCTTCACCAGCATCTAGGAATTGGGGCTTCATTTTTTGAAGTGTGGCCATTTGTTTTTTACCCATAGCTTTTCTCAAAACATCGGCATCACCCTTGGAGAAATTGGCTAGTTTTTGAGACAGTAACATTACTTGCTCTTGATACACCGTAATACCATAAGTTTCCTTCAGGTATTCTTCCATGGCATCTAGATCATAAACAATGTCTTTACGACCGTGTTTACGATCAATAAATTCTGGGATATATTCTAATGGCCCCGGTCTATACAAAGCGTTCATCGCGATAAGATCGGCAAACTGGGTAGGTTTGAGTTCTCGCATATACTTTTGCATCCCGACACTTTCATACTGGAAAATAGCAGTTGTTTCTCCACGCTGGAACAGCTCGTAGGTTTTCTCGTCATCTAGCGGGATGGACTCTATATCCAGTGCTATTCCATGGCGTTCTTTTATAATGGCGACTGTATCCTTGATTTGGCTTAAGGTTTTTAACCCTAAGAAGTCCATTTTCAACAATCCAGCACTTTCTACAACTTCGTTATCAAACTGAGTGACATAAAGATCAGAATTCTTTGCTGTTGCTACAGGAACAAAGTTGGTCAGATCATCTGGTGTAATGATCACTCCACAGGCATGAACACCGGTATTTCTGACAGAACCTTCAAGAATTCGAGCTTGTTTTAAGGTCTCGGCAGTTAGGTCATTTCCAGCGGCGAGGCTTCTTAGTTCTCTCACCATATCAGCATCATCTCCACGGAATTTTCCACTGATTTCATTATCTGCTAAGGCAAAAATATTTTTAAGTTTAGCAAAATCAGGTATTAATTTTGCCACACGATCTGCATCTTGTAGCGGCAGATCGAGCGCTCTTGCAGTGTCTCTTATGGATGACTTTGCTGCCATGGTTCCATAAGTTATAATTTGCGCTACTTGAGAGGAACCGTATTTTTCAATAACGTAATCCATTACTTTATATCGATTTTCATCATCAAAATCAATATCAATATCGGGCATGGACACTCGATCTGGATTTAGAAAACGCTCAAAAAGTAAGTCGTAGTGAATGGGGTCTACATTTGTAATTTTCAAACAATAAGCCACGGCACTACCAGCAGCAGATCCACGTCCTGGGCCTACGGCGACATCCATTTCTCGTGCGGCCTTTATAAAATCCCAAACGATCAAGAAATAACCCGGATAACCCGTATTCTGAATAACGCTCAATTCAAAATCGAGACGTTCCTTAATTTCATCTCCAAAGTCTTCTCCGTAGCGCATTTTAGCACCTTCATAAGTAAGATGTTTTAAATAGGCATTTTCTCCGTTTTTAGTTTTTGCGCTGGCGTCATTGATATCTATAAACTCTTCAGGGATATCAAAAGCTGGAAGTAATACATCTCTAGCGAGTTCATAAGCTTCCACTTTATCAACGACTTCTTGTACATTCAGGATGGCTTCTGGTAAATCTTTAAAGAGTTCTTTCATCTCTTGTGCAGACTTGTAGTAATATTCTTGGTTAGGTAATCCATAACGATACCCTCGTCCACGGCCTATAGGTGTTGCTTGTTTCTCATTATCTTTTACACAAAGTAAAATGTCGTGAGCATTAGCATCTTCTTTATGGACGTAATAGGTGTTGTTAGTAGCGACAATTTTTACATCGTGCTTGCGTGCAAAGTTGATCAGTACTTCATTGGCACGATTTTCATCTTCTTGACCATGGCGCATTACTTCTATATAAAGATCATCACCGAAGTGTTTTTTCCACCACAACAAAGCTTCTTCAGCTTGATTTTCTCCTAGATTCAAGATTTTAGAAGGAACTTCACCATACATGTTTCCGGTAAGGACAATAAGGTCTTCCTTAAATTCTTCAATCAGTTTTTTATCTACTCTAGGCA is a window of Nonlabens sp. MB-3u-79 DNA encoding:
- the dnaE gene encoding DNA polymerase III subunit alpha, whose protein sequence is MYLIFDTETTGLPKRWDAPYTDTDNWPRVIQIAWQLHDEMGNLIEAQDYLIQPDGFDIPYDAERIHGISTALAQKEGIPLAEMLAKFNIALSKTKFVVGQNLKFDLNVTGSEFVRAQIGNDLQELPVLDTCTEQTANLCQIPGGRYGKFKLPTLTELHQFLFNQPFGDAHNATADVEATTRCFLELLRKGHYSLEKLGFEDGFFARFRESNPSTITAVGINHVNLKKASEKLNTDESPEISKEEIKENLNELSDAKFAHLHSHSQFSILQSTASVKDLVEAAAANNMLAVTMTDHANMMGAFHFVRAVKAHNASLVDNEDGERREPIKPIIGCEFQVCEDMHDRTHKDNGYQIVILAKNKNGYHNLAKMASKAYTEGFYYMPRVDKKLIEEFKEDLIVLTGNMYGEVPSKILNLGENQAEEALLWWKKHFGDDLYIEVMRHGQEDENRANEVLINFARKHDVKIVATNNTYYVHKEDANAHDILLCVKDNEKQATPIGRGRGYRYGLPNQEYYYKSAQEMKELFKDLPEAILNVQEVVDKVEAYELARDVLLPAFDIPEEFIDINDASAKTKNGENAYLKHLTYEGAKMRYGEDFGDEIKERLDFELSVIQNTGYPGYFLIVWDFIKAAREMDVAVGPGRGSAAGSAVAYCLKITNVDPIHYDLLFERFLNPDRVSMPDIDIDFDDENRYKVMDYVIEKYGSSQVAQIITYGTMAAKSSIRDTARALDLPLQDADRVAKLIPDFAKLKNIFALADNEISGKFRGDDADMVRELRSLAAGNDLTAETLKQARILEGSVRNTGVHACGVIITPDDLTNFVPVATAKNSDLYVTQFDNEVVESAGLLKMDFLGLKTLSQIKDTVAIIKERHGIALDIESIPLDDEKTYELFQRGETTAIFQYESVGMQKYMRELKPTQFADLIAMNALYRPGPLEYIPEFIDRKHGRKDIVYDLDAMEEYLKETYGITVYQEQVMLLSQKLANFSKGDADVLRKAMGKKQMATLQKMKPQFLDAGEANGHDRTILEKVWKDWEAFASYAFNKSHSTCYAWIAYQTAYLKANYGAEFMAATLSNNMNQIKDVTKFMDECRRMGLDVLGPDVNESNYKFTVNPKGAIRFGMGAVKGLGHGAVMTIIDNRKEGHYKSIFDMAKRIDLRTANKKSFEALALSGGFDGLGGDNRAQFFYEFDNGQIFLEQVVKYAQKFQENENSAQVSLFGEASDVQIPEPQLPICEDWGAMEKLKREKEVVGIYISGHPLDDYKKEIKFFCNANLAAMKELEPLVNRELTFCGVITEARHMMSKANKPWGMFTMEDYDETHEFRIFGEDYLKFRHFLVPNSFLHAKVKIQQGWLDKNTGRPRDPRILFTQMGQLQDVMASAAKKLTIEFHVSEVIEERIEILKEALDKHQGDHRLYFNLKDHEEKISIDMSAKLQKVNVSGELLSLLDEYGITYGVG